One Bosea sp. 685 DNA segment encodes these proteins:
- a CDS encoding carbohydrate ABC transporter permease: MRSPASHAVRMALIMVLLSAALFPIYWMVVTSLTSSANLFADRPQMLPDPSQAFNYAETFAKTSVLLWLRNSAIVAVGTMVLSILLAILPAYALSRFTFRGKGLLGFVLFATQMLPEAMLVVPLYAIFAKLLLLDTLGGLILANAAFTVPVITWILKGAIDGVPLEIEEAARIDGCSRIDIVLGIVLPVVAPTLAAASVIAFFHGWNEYVFAQTLVLSQELRTASVGLASFVGELSTPIHTVMAIGVMYTLPAVAFYLMVQRYVVAGMTAGSVKG, translated from the coding sequence ATGAGATCGCCAGCCTCCCACGCCGTGCGCATGGCGCTGATCATGGTGCTGCTCAGCGCCGCGCTGTTCCCGATCTACTGGATGGTGGTCACCTCCCTGACCTCCTCGGCGAACCTCTTCGCCGACCGGCCGCAGATGCTCCCCGACCCGAGCCAGGCGTTCAACTACGCCGAGACCTTCGCCAAGACGAGCGTGCTGCTCTGGCTGAGGAACAGCGCCATCGTCGCGGTCGGCACGATGGTGCTGTCGATCCTGCTGGCGATCCTGCCGGCCTATGCGCTGTCGCGCTTCACATTCCGCGGCAAGGGCCTGCTTGGCTTCGTGCTGTTCGCCACGCAGATGCTGCCGGAGGCGATGCTGGTCGTGCCGCTCTACGCGATCTTCGCCAAGCTCCTGCTGCTCGACACGCTCGGTGGGCTGATCCTCGCCAATGCCGCCTTTACCGTTCCGGTCATCACCTGGATTCTGAAGGGCGCGATCGACGGCGTGCCGCTGGAGATTGAGGAAGCGGCGCGCATCGACGGCTGCTCGCGCATCGACATCGTGCTCGGCATCGTCCTGCCGGTGGTGGCGCCGACGCTTGCTGCAGCATCGGTGATCGCGTTCTTCCACGGCTGGAACGAGTACGTCTTCGCGCAGACGCTGGTGCTGAGCCAGGAGCTGCGCACCGCTTCGGTCGGCCTCGCCAGCTTCGTCGGCGAGCTCTCCACTCCGATCCACACCGTCATGGCCATCGGCGTGATGTACACGCTGCCGGCCGTCGCCTTTTACCTGATGGTCCAGCGCTATGTCGTCGCCGGCATGACCGCCGGCAGCGTCAAGGGCTGA
- a CDS encoding sugar ABC transporter permease has product MTDTAKLSTAMAGRSPRSGARDRESRWTPYLFIAPVALYLAVFQGYPLLSEFVLSFTQTSLLAPQDARYVGLRNYRDLATSSDFASVLWITALYTVACVVCAIALGLGAALLLDRPFRGRGLARALVTVPWAAPPVAVATIFAWMLNAQYGIFNHVLKLMDFEIGYESWLDNPKLAMPAILFTTVWQIFPFASVVLLAALQGVSEEVREAATMDGADRLSVFKVAVWPTIQPTVALLALFVTIWSLRRFDLIWVMTQGGPIGATKTLVIELYTRGFVTRELGEAAAVGMIGLTIALVVTFVYFWYTQRTERAQGRR; this is encoded by the coding sequence ATGACCGACACCGCCAAGCTCAGCACGGCGATGGCCGGCCGCTCCCCGCGAAGCGGGGCGCGAGACCGGGAGAGTCGCTGGACGCCTTATCTCTTCATCGCGCCGGTCGCGCTTTATCTGGCGGTGTTCCAGGGCTATCCGCTGCTGAGCGAATTCGTGCTCAGCTTCACCCAGACCTCGCTGCTGGCGCCGCAGGATGCCCGCTATGTCGGCCTGCGCAATTATCGCGACCTCGCAACCTCCAGCGATTTCGCCTCGGTGCTCTGGATCACGGCGCTCTATACCGTAGCCTGCGTCGTCTGTGCGATCGCTCTGGGTCTCGGGGCGGCGCTGCTGCTCGACCGGCCGTTCCGTGGGCGCGGGCTGGCGCGAGCCCTCGTCACCGTGCCCTGGGCGGCGCCGCCCGTGGCCGTCGCCACCATTTTCGCCTGGATGCTCAACGCCCAGTACGGCATCTTCAACCACGTCCTGAAGCTGATGGACTTCGAGATCGGCTATGAGAGCTGGCTCGACAATCCCAAGCTCGCCATGCCGGCGATCCTGTTCACCACGGTCTGGCAGATCTTCCCCTTCGCCTCGGTCGTGCTGCTCGCGGCTCTGCAGGGCGTCTCGGAGGAGGTGCGGGAAGCGGCGACAATGGACGGGGCGGACCGGCTCAGCGTCTTCAAGGTCGCCGTCTGGCCGACGATCCAGCCGACCGTCGCGCTGCTCGCGCTCTTCGTCACGATCTGGTCGCTGCGGCGCTTCGACCTGATCTGGGTGATGACGCAGGGCGGGCCGATCGGCGCGACCAAGACGCTCGTCATCGAGCTCTATACGCGCGGCTTCGTCACCCGCGAGCTCGGCGAGGCCGCCGCGGTCGGCATGATCGGGCTCACGATCGCCCTCGTCGTGACCTTCGTCTACTTCTGGTACACGCAGCGCACCGAGCGCGCGCAGGGGCGCCGCTGA
- a CDS encoding ABC transporter ATP-binding protein, whose translation MASITLNHVAKHFGNKVAISDIDMKVEDGEFLVLLGPSGCGKSTLLRMLAGLETATSGEIHVGGRRVDQLPPSARDMAFVFQSYALYPHMSVRRNIAFPLIMRQFKWWFHIPLLGGLAKRRIERSPAVSELVEKTARTLSLIEMLDRYPRTLSGGQRQRVALGRAMVRQPEVFLMDEPLSNLDAKLRSAMRAEITRLHQRVGGTFVYVTHDQVEAMTMGTRIALMRDGVIQQFGTPREIYTSPANTYVARFIGTPPMNLIEGRIDAGMIKLGEANLPLPHALAAAGRGAGRDPVLLGIRPNALTLAAPGGPGQLAGTVSLVEHVGAESVVAVKLSHAATAHDEEGAVAGEIMITTQGYSELKPGDPVSVVPDLSEAVLFSRSTGEQLRAGLALAA comes from the coding sequence ATGGCCTCGATCACGCTCAACCACGTCGCCAAGCATTTCGGCAACAAGGTCGCGATCTCCGACATCGACATGAAGGTCGAGGACGGAGAATTCCTTGTGCTACTCGGGCCCTCCGGCTGCGGCAAGTCCACGCTGCTGCGCATGCTGGCCGGCCTGGAGACCGCGACCAGCGGTGAAATCCATGTCGGCGGTCGGCGCGTCGACCAATTGCCGCCCAGCGCCCGCGACATGGCCTTCGTCTTCCAGTCCTATGCGCTTTATCCGCATATGAGCGTGCGGCGGAACATCGCCTTCCCGCTGATCATGCGGCAGTTCAAATGGTGGTTCCACATCCCGCTCCTGGGCGGGCTTGCCAAGCGCCGCATCGAGCGCTCGCCGGCCGTCAGCGAACTCGTCGAGAAGACGGCGCGGACGCTCTCCCTGATCGAGATGCTCGACCGCTATCCGCGCACGCTCTCGGGCGGGCAGCGCCAGCGCGTCGCGCTGGGGCGCGCCATGGTGCGCCAGCCCGAGGTCTTCCTGATGGACGAGCCGCTCTCCAATCTCGACGCCAAGCTGCGCTCGGCGATGCGGGCGGAAATCACGCGGCTGCACCAGCGCGTCGGCGGCACCTTCGTATATGTGACGCATGATCAGGTCGAGGCCATGACGATGGGCACGCGCATCGCCTTGATGCGCGACGGCGTGATCCAGCAATTCGGCACGCCGCGCGAGATCTACACCTCGCCCGCCAACACCTATGTCGCGCGCTTCATCGGCACGCCGCCGATGAACCTGATCGAGGGCCGCATCGATGCCGGCATGATCAAGCTCGGCGAGGCGAACCTGCCCTTGCCGCACGCGCTGGCGGCGGCCGGTCGCGGAGCTGGTCGCGACCCGGTTCTGCTCGGCATTCGCCCCAATGCGCTGACGCTGGCTGCGCCTGGCGGGCCGGGCCAGCTCGCCGGCACGGTCAGCCTCGTCGAGCATGTCGGCGCGGAATCGGTCGTCGCCGTCAAGCTGAGCCACGCGGCGACTGCCCATGACGAGGAAGGCGCGGTGGCGGGCGAGATCATGATCACCACGCAAGGCTATAGCGAGCTCAAACCCGGCGATCCGGTCTCGGTGGTGCCGGATCTCTCAGAGGCCGTGCTGTTCTCCCGCAGCACGGGTGAGCAGCTACGCGCCGGCCTCGCTTTGGCGGCTTGA
- a CDS encoding extracellular solute-binding protein — MTGISRTGISRRTLLQAASGAAAMNVTRGFAQAKETVTFAAATFAEAGRGDKLKAWIEKFNASQDKVEVQPVAIPFSQLANTVFTQMGGGGGPDLVRFDQTDFFAALPAKRILPIDDIVDASKYTFQAPDKFLNVEGKRYGVVFELANYQLIYNPALLKGGEPPKTFPEFLAAAKEATGKGQFGYAFRATMPERSGFWQDLTNYVYGFGGNWADGKQLTLNSPKVVEAITAYKQVYDAGVIPKGADAATYRRMFWEGKIAMNIDNGGVAGIFAAQNPNLKFAAAPSPFPNRQQGLILTALSVNANTKNKKACGVFINWMLQQAAQSELQGILGAASVATPVERPKADLERSPWLGVYDAQTPYALPQLVLGFETKTLEVQQVVVEQVLKILVGNADVQKTLDEAQSLALKRIERQ; from the coding sequence ATGACCGGGATTTCGAGGACTGGAATTTCGAGACGCACATTGCTGCAGGCCGCATCGGGCGCCGCAGCCATGAACGTGACGCGCGGCTTCGCGCAGGCCAAGGAGACCGTGACCTTCGCGGCCGCGACCTTTGCGGAGGCCGGCCGGGGCGACAAGCTGAAGGCCTGGATCGAGAAGTTCAACGCCTCGCAGGACAAGGTCGAGGTCCAGCCGGTCGCGATCCCGTTCTCCCAGCTCGCCAATACCGTCTTCACGCAGATGGGCGGCGGCGGCGGGCCCGATCTCGTGCGCTTCGACCAGACCGACTTCTTCGCGGCTCTCCCCGCCAAGCGGATTCTGCCGATCGACGACATCGTCGATGCGAGCAAGTACACCTTCCAGGCGCCGGACAAGTTCCTCAACGTCGAGGGCAAGCGCTACGGCGTCGTGTTCGAGCTGGCCAACTACCAGCTCATCTACAACCCGGCGCTGCTGAAGGGCGGCGAGCCGCCGAAGACCTTCCCCGAGTTCCTCGCCGCGGCGAAGGAAGCGACGGGCAAGGGCCAGTTCGGCTATGCCTTCCGCGCGACGATGCCCGAGCGCTCCGGCTTCTGGCAGGACCTGACGAACTACGTCTACGGCTTCGGCGGCAACTGGGCCGACGGCAAGCAGCTCACCCTCAACAGCCCCAAGGTCGTCGAGGCCATCACCGCCTACAAGCAGGTTTACGATGCCGGCGTGATCCCGAAGGGCGCCGATGCGGCGACCTATCGGCGAATGTTCTGGGAAGGCAAGATCGCCATGAACATCGACAATGGCGGCGTTGCCGGCATCTTCGCTGCGCAGAACCCGAACCTGAAGTTCGCGGCCGCGCCCTCGCCCTTCCCGAACCGCCAGCAGGGCCTGATCCTGACCGCTTTGTCGGTCAACGCCAACACCAAGAACAAGAAAGCCTGCGGCGTCTTCATCAACTGGATGCTGCAGCAGGCCGCGCAGTCCGAGCTGCAGGGCATCCTCGGCGCTGCGAGCGTCGCGACCCCGGTCGAGCGGCCGAAGGCGGATCTGGAGCGTTCGCCCTGGCTCGGCGTCTACGACGCGCAGACACCCTACGCGCTGCCGCAACTCGTGCTCGGCTTCGAGACCAAGACGCTGGAAGTCCAGCAGGTTGTCGTCGAGCAGGTGCTGAAGATCCTGGTCGGCAACGCCGATGTCCAGAAGACGCTGGACGAGGCGCAGTCGCTGGCGCTGAAGCGCATCGAGCGGCAGTGA